The following are from one region of the Arthrobacter sp. KBS0703 genome:
- a CDS encoding aldehyde dehydrogenase family protein, with translation MTYATPLRDVTQTTKTETASSLFINGAWEPAASGAVREIRNPADGELVATVSEAGREDAERAIAAARAAFDSGTWSNVPAPERGTFLLKVAAGLRERREEFARAESLDTGKRLVESRIDMDDIAACFEYFGRLAGQQAGRMVDAGNPAVVSKVVYEPVGVCGLITPWNYPLLQAAWKIAPALAAGCTFVLKPSELTPSTAILAMQLLQDLGLPDGVANLVTGAGAEAGAPLSEHPAVDFVSFTGGLETGKRIAAAAAGTVKKVALELGGKNPNVVFADADFDAAVDNALNGAFVHSGQVCSAGARLVVEESIAERFVDELVRRARAIRLGGPFDDAAETGPLISEAHRDKVHAYVQRGIQEGARLRTGGAAPQGEKYDGGFYYQPTVLDRVERGMSVVVDEAFGPVVTVETFRTEDEAVATANDTIYGLAGAVWTQDAGKAQRVASRLRHGTVWINDYHPYLPQAEWGGFGQSGVGRELGPTGLAEYQEAKHIYQNTSPEVTGWFADHGKEN, from the coding sequence ATGACTTACGCCACACCCCTTCGGGACGTCACCCAAACCACAAAAACTGAAACAGCATCCAGCCTGTTCATCAACGGTGCATGGGAGCCGGCCGCCTCCGGCGCTGTCCGCGAAATCCGCAACCCCGCCGACGGCGAACTGGTGGCCACGGTATCCGAGGCAGGCCGGGAGGACGCGGAACGCGCCATTGCCGCAGCCCGTGCAGCCTTCGACTCCGGAACCTGGTCCAACGTCCCGGCCCCGGAACGCGGCACCTTCCTGCTGAAAGTCGCCGCCGGCCTGCGCGAGCGCCGGGAGGAGTTCGCCCGCGCCGAGTCGTTGGACACCGGCAAGCGCTTGGTCGAAAGCCGGATCGACATGGACGACATTGCTGCCTGCTTCGAGTACTTCGGCAGGCTCGCCGGGCAGCAGGCGGGCCGCATGGTCGACGCCGGGAACCCCGCCGTCGTCAGCAAAGTCGTCTACGAACCCGTGGGCGTCTGCGGCCTGATCACGCCGTGGAACTACCCACTGCTCCAGGCGGCGTGGAAGATCGCGCCCGCCCTCGCCGCCGGGTGCACCTTCGTCCTCAAGCCCTCCGAGCTGACCCCGTCCACGGCCATCCTGGCCATGCAGCTGCTGCAGGACCTCGGCCTGCCGGACGGCGTCGCCAACCTCGTGACCGGCGCCGGCGCGGAGGCGGGCGCACCGCTCTCGGAACACCCCGCCGTCGACTTCGTCTCCTTCACGGGCGGGCTGGAGACCGGCAAGCGCATCGCGGCGGCCGCCGCCGGCACCGTCAAGAAGGTGGCACTGGAGCTGGGCGGGAAGAATCCCAACGTGGTGTTCGCGGACGCGGACTTCGACGCCGCCGTGGACAATGCCCTCAACGGCGCGTTCGTCCACTCCGGACAGGTCTGCTCCGCGGGGGCGCGGCTGGTGGTGGAGGAATCGATCGCCGAACGTTTCGTGGACGAGCTGGTCCGCCGCGCCCGGGCCATCCGGCTCGGCGGTCCCTTTGACGACGCCGCCGAAACCGGGCCGCTGATTTCCGAAGCCCACCGCGACAAGGTCCACGCCTATGTCCAGCGCGGCATCCAGGAGGGTGCGCGGCTGCGGACCGGCGGCGCGGCGCCGCAGGGGGAAAAGTACGACGGCGGGTTCTACTACCAGCCGACCGTCCTGGACCGGGTGGAAAGAGGAATGTCCGTGGTCGTGGACGAGGCGTTCGGCCCGGTGGTGACGGTGGAAACGTTCCGCACCGAGGACGAAGCGGTGGCTACCGCCAACGACACCATCTACGGCCTGGCCGGCGCGGTCTGGACCCAGGATGCCGGGAAGGCGCAGCGCGTGGCATCCCGGCTGCGGCACGGCACGGTATGGATCAACGACTACCATCCCTACCTCCCGCAGGCCGAGTGGGGCGGCTTCGGCCAGTCCGGCGTGGGCCGCGAGCTGGGCCCCACGGGCCTGGCGGAGTACCAGGAAGCCAAGCACATCTACCAGAACACCAGCCCCGAGGTAACCGGTTGGTTCGCCGACCACGGCAAGGAGAACTAG
- a CDS encoding GMC family oxidoreductase: MHIDNIDNLTDRGFDYVVIGGGSAGAAVAARLSEDPDVTVALVEAGPDDRNLPEILQLDRWMELLESGYDWDYPVEPQENGNSFMRHARAKVMGGCSSHNSCIAFWAPREDLNEWESKYGATGWNADAAWPLYKRLETNEDAGPDAPHHGDSGPVHLMNVPPADPAGVALLDACEQTGIPRAKFNTGTTVVNGANFFQINRRADGTRASSSVSYIHPIIERPNFTLLTGLRARQLVFDADKRCTGVDVVDSAFGRTHRLSARREVVLSTGAIDSPKLLMLSGIGPAAHLAAHGIEVLVDSPGVGENLQDHPEGVVQFEARQPMVQTSTQWWEIGIFTPTEEGLDRPDLMMHYGSVPFDMNTLRHGYPTTENGFSLTPNVTHARSRGTVRLRSRDFRDKPMVDPRYFTDPEGHDMRVMVAGIRKAREIAAQPAMAEWTGRELSPGVEAQTDEELRDYIRKTHNTVYHPVGTVRLGPADDDMSPLDPELRVKGVTGLRVADASVMPEHVTVNPNITVMMIGERCADLIRADLIRASHAGGAVKKEVELSPSFA; encoded by the coding sequence ATGCACATCGACAATATAGACAACCTCACCGACCGCGGATTCGACTACGTCGTCATCGGCGGCGGATCCGCCGGTGCTGCCGTCGCCGCCCGGCTGAGTGAGGACCCGGACGTGACCGTGGCCCTCGTGGAGGCTGGCCCGGATGACCGCAACCTGCCCGAAATCCTGCAGCTGGACCGTTGGATGGAGCTGCTCGAATCCGGCTACGACTGGGACTACCCGGTAGAACCGCAGGAAAACGGCAACTCCTTCATGCGCCACGCCCGGGCCAAGGTGATGGGCGGCTGCTCCAGCCACAACTCCTGCATCGCCTTCTGGGCACCCCGCGAGGACCTGAACGAGTGGGAGTCCAAGTACGGTGCCACCGGCTGGAACGCCGACGCCGCCTGGCCCCTCTACAAGCGGTTGGAAACCAACGAGGACGCCGGGCCTGACGCACCCCACCACGGGGACTCAGGACCCGTGCACCTGATGAACGTGCCCCCGGCTGATCCTGCCGGCGTCGCCCTCCTGGACGCCTGCGAACAGACGGGCATTCCCCGTGCAAAGTTCAACACCGGCACCACCGTGGTCAACGGCGCGAACTTCTTCCAGATCAACCGCCGCGCGGACGGCACCCGGGCCTCCAGCTCCGTCTCCTACATCCACCCCATCATCGAACGCCCCAACTTCACCCTGCTCACCGGCCTCCGCGCCCGCCAGCTGGTGTTCGACGCAGACAAGCGCTGCACCGGCGTGGACGTGGTGGACTCCGCATTCGGCCGGACCCACCGGCTCTCCGCCCGCCGCGAGGTGGTCCTGTCCACCGGCGCCATCGACTCCCCCAAGCTCCTGATGCTCTCCGGCATCGGCCCGGCAGCCCACCTCGCTGCGCACGGCATCGAGGTGCTGGTGGACTCACCCGGCGTGGGCGAAAACCTGCAGGACCACCCCGAAGGCGTGGTCCAGTTCGAGGCCAGGCAGCCCATGGTGCAGACCTCTACCCAGTGGTGGGAGATCGGCATCTTCACCCCCACGGAGGAGGGCCTGGACCGCCCGGACCTGATGATGCACTACGGTTCCGTCCCGTTCGACATGAACACCCTGCGGCACGGCTACCCCACCACCGAGAACGGCTTCTCCCTCACCCCGAACGTCACGCACGCCCGCTCCCGGGGCACCGTGAGGCTGCGCAGTCGCGACTTCCGCGACAAACCCATGGTGGATCCGCGCTACTTCACGGATCCCGAAGGCCACGACATGCGCGTCATGGTGGCCGGCATCCGCAAGGCCCGCGAAATCGCAGCCCAGCCCGCCATGGCCGAATGGACCGGCCGCGAGCTCTCGCCCGGCGTCGAAGCGCAGACGGACGAGGAGCTGCGGGACTACATCCGCAAGACCCACAACACCGTGTACCACCCGGTGGGCACGGTCCGCCTGGGCCCGGCCGACGACGACATGTCACCGCTGGATCCCGAGCTGCGGGTCAAGGGCGTCACCGGCCTCCGCGTCGCCGACGCGTCCGTCATGCCCGAGCACGTCACCGTCAACCCCAACATCACCGTCATGATGATCGGCGAGCGCTGCGCTGATTTGATCCGGGCCGACCTCATCCGCGCCAGCCACGCCGGCGGCGCTGTCAAGAAAGAGGTGGAGCTCAGCCCGTCCTTCGCCTGA
- a CDS encoding APC family permease: protein MEPSKSIDSSGMDEFGYTQTLDRSIGKFASFAAGVSYISILTGVFQLFYFGFSMAGPAYAWSWPIVFVGQLMVALCFAELAGRYPVAGSVYNWAKRLSSGTSSWLAGWLLLLSSIMALGSVALALQLTLPQLWSGFQFVGDGTGPYDFAMNGVVLATIMITISTLINAFGVKLMTRINSIGVFVELIAAVLLILALGWHVVRGPEVFFQTNGFGEGHDLGFFGVFLIGAMASGYVMYGFDTASSLGEETKDPKRTAPKAILRAVTASFLLGGLILLFGILAAPDLSDPQVGAADGGLQHIVLSVLGGPFGKAFLACIVVAVVVCTLAVHAAAIRMMFAMARDNNLPFSRQLSKVDPVRRTPKVAAIVIGVIAVIPLLVNVMQPAIFTILSSISIVLIYLSYLLVTVPLLRKRLLKQWPLRDQQSEAGFSLGTWGLPVNILAVLWGAAMTVNLVWPRSEIYNSVPPFEWYLQWGGVIFVAAVIIGGTLLYRLKIRHQTGVLAEHAAAVAAHPSSGAAQQEKAQHEAAQYEAPEDAVAAKMAASEAW, encoded by the coding sequence ATGGAACCCAGCAAGAGTATTGATTCAAGCGGCATGGACGAATTCGGCTACACCCAGACCCTGGACCGGAGCATCGGCAAGTTTGCCAGCTTCGCCGCAGGCGTGAGCTACATCTCCATCCTCACCGGTGTCTTTCAACTGTTCTACTTCGGTTTTTCCATGGCCGGCCCCGCATACGCCTGGTCCTGGCCCATTGTGTTCGTTGGCCAGCTGATGGTGGCGCTGTGCTTTGCCGAGCTGGCCGGCCGCTACCCCGTGGCGGGATCGGTCTACAACTGGGCCAAGCGGCTCTCATCGGGGACCTCGTCCTGGCTGGCCGGCTGGCTGCTCCTGCTCTCCTCCATCATGGCGCTGGGATCCGTGGCACTGGCCCTGCAGCTCACCCTGCCCCAGCTCTGGTCCGGCTTCCAGTTCGTCGGTGACGGCACGGGCCCCTACGACTTCGCCATGAACGGCGTGGTGCTGGCCACCATCATGATCACCATCTCCACCCTCATCAACGCATTCGGCGTGAAGCTGATGACCAGGATCAACAGCATCGGCGTCTTCGTGGAACTGATCGCGGCCGTCCTGCTGATCCTGGCGCTGGGCTGGCATGTTGTGCGGGGACCGGAGGTCTTTTTCCAAACCAACGGCTTCGGCGAGGGCCACGACCTCGGCTTCTTCGGCGTCTTCCTCATCGGCGCCATGGCTTCGGGCTACGTCATGTACGGCTTCGATACCGCCAGCTCCCTCGGCGAGGAAACGAAGGACCCCAAGCGCACCGCGCCCAAGGCAATCCTGCGCGCCGTCACCGCCTCATTCCTGCTGGGCGGGCTGATCCTGCTCTTCGGCATCCTGGCCGCACCGGACCTGAGCGACCCGCAGGTGGGGGCTGCCGACGGCGGCCTCCAGCACATCGTGCTCTCCGTCCTTGGCGGGCCTTTCGGCAAGGCGTTCCTGGCATGCATCGTGGTGGCCGTGGTGGTCTGCACCCTGGCCGTCCACGCCGCAGCCATCCGCATGATGTTCGCCATGGCCCGGGACAACAACCTGCCGTTCAGCCGGCAGCTCAGCAAAGTGGATCCGGTCCGCAGGACCCCTAAGGTCGCGGCGATCGTGATCGGTGTCATCGCCGTCATCCCGCTGCTAGTCAACGTCATGCAGCCGGCCATCTTCACCATCCTGTCCAGCATCAGCATCGTCCTGATCTACCTGTCCTACCTCCTGGTCACGGTTCCCCTGTTGCGGAAGCGGCTCCTGAAGCAATGGCCGCTACGGGATCAGCAGTCCGAAGCCGGATTCAGCCTTGGCACATGGGGTCTGCCGGTGAACATCCTCGCGGTCCTCTGGGGCGCGGCCATGACGGTGAACCTGGTCTGGCCCCGGTCTGAGATCTACAACTCGGTGCCGCCGTTCGAGTGGTACCTGCAGTGGGGCGGCGTGATCTTCGTAGCCGCCGTGATCATTGGCGGCACTCTCCTCTACCGACTGAAGATCCGCCACCAGACCGGGGTGCTGGCCGAGCACGCCGCGGCAGTCGCAGCGCATCCGTCGTCGGGCGCCGCGCAGCAGGAAAAAGCGCAGCACGAAGCAGCGCAGTACGAAGCCCCGGAGGATGCGGTCGCAGCCAAGATGGCCGCATCGGAAGCCTGGTAA